One Vanessa cardui chromosome 23, ilVanCard2.1, whole genome shotgun sequence DNA segment encodes these proteins:
- the LOC124539700 gene encoding actin-binding LIM protein 1 isoform X5, giving the protein MKSKEELDTKIQTGTFILSEKIDDTKSKKSEKEMKKEMKKLEKEKQEREKREKKAREKEKEREKQAKKGRVVCGACAGKCSGEVLRVSDKYFHMACFTCRTCSASLARGGFFCKDGHYYCPQDYQRAFGTRCAACNQYVEGEVVSALGNTYHQKCFTCARCQRAFPSGEKVTYTGSEVVCAACTSAPQKQTARAARSPLASPRAPAAAPAASPSSPEPPSSPATPGSPGSGRDRDQRQPDPNECAGCGQELSEGQALVALERQWHTWCFACGECGAVLQGEYMGRAGVPYCERDYQRLYGVRCAYCQRYISGKVLQAGDNHHFHPTCARCSKCGDPFGDGEEMFLQGAAIWHPRCGPAPHAPLAPLDLERASSELQFSLRSRTPSVNGSYCSPYSSLTRKYGYRAVSPGLALREYRDDACSPHRITTYSYLAGEPATLRRCVQPYDRPPASPHFHRPPSSASTRASSRAGSKASSRPGMRVLVDSIRSETPRPKSPHMNNEEPIELSHYPSAYKPPPGTKPKIERDDFPAPPYPYTDPERRRRWSDTYKGVPDSDDEGERVNGLNGDVDPQLRKEEQELAKIESGIAQVFLKEVKEREKLQQWKRQNLDPRNASRTPSAAREAGARLRYSSPVGASPSRSLDHPRHHDPALAHHHVPSYNARASTLPAGLRACNVSTPPPNARAPTVVSSLRAAPRPGYGLAARSHTFSSSTAGDFTFSGLGDKTHSTDFSSGKSDMRTDLCSK; this is encoded by the exons GGCGGGTGGTGTGCGGCGCGTGCGCCGGCAAGTGCAGCGGCGAGGTGCTGCGCGTGTCCGACAAGTACTTCCACATGGCTTGCTTCACGTGCCGCACCTGCTCCGCGTCGCTCGCTCGCGGCGGCTTCTTCTGCAAGGACGGCCACTACTACTGTCCGCAG GACTACCAAAGGGCGTTCGGCACGAGATGCGCGGCGTGCAACCAGTACGTAGAGGGCGAGGTAGTCTCCGCCCTCGGAAACACCTACCACCAGAAATGCTTCACTTGCGCAAGATGCCA GCGCGCGTTCCCGTCTGGTGAGAAGGTGACGTACACGGGCAGCGAGGTGGTGTGCGCGGCGTGCACGAGCGCGCCGCAGAAGCAGAcggcgcgcgcggcgcgctCGCCGCTGGCGTCgccgcgcgcgcccgccgccgcgcccgccgcctcGCCCTCCTCGCCCGAGCCGCCCTCCTCGCCCGCCACGCCCGGCTCGCCCGGCTCCGGCCGCGACCGGGACCAGCGGCAGCCGGACCCCAACG AGTGCGCGGGCTGCGGTCAGGAGCTGTCGGAGGGGCAGGCGCTGGTGGCGCTGGAGCGCCAGTGGCACACGTGGTGCTTCGCGTGCGGCGAGTGCGGCGCCGTGCTGCAGGGCGAGTACATGGGCCGCGCCGGCGTGCCCTACTGCGAGCGCGACTACCAGCGCCTCTACGGCGTGCGCTGCGCCTACTGCCAGCGCTACATCTCCGGGAAGGTGCTGCAGGCCGGCGACAACCACCACTTCCACCCCACGTGCGCGCGCTGCAGCAAGTGCGGCGACCCCTTCGGCGACGGCGAGGAGATGTTCCTGCAGGGCGCCGCCATCTGGCACCCGCGCTGCGGGCccgcgccgcacgcgccgctCGCGCCGCTCGACCTCGAGCGCGCCTCCTCCGAGCTGCAG TTCTCGCTGCGCTCGCGCACCCCCAGCGTCAACGGCTCCTACTGCAGTCCCTACAGTAGCTTGACCAGGAAG TACGGCTACCGCGCCGTGTCGCCGGGGCTGGCGCTGCGCGAGTACCGCGACGACGCGTGCTCGCCGCACCGCATCACCACGTACTCGTACCTGGCCGGCGAGCCCGCCACGCTGCGCCGCTGCGTGCAGCCCTACGACCGCCCGCCCGCCTCGCCGCACTTCCACCGCCCGCCCT CGTCGGCGAGCACGCGCGCGTCGTCCCGCGCCGGCAGCAAGGCGTCGTCGCGGCCCGGCATGCGCGTGCTGGTGGACTCCATCCGCTCCGAGACGCCGCGCCCCAAGTCGCCGCACATGAACAACGAG GAGCCCATCGAGCTGTCTCACTACCCGTCGGCCTACAAGCCCCCCCCCGGCACGAAGCCCAAGATCGAGCGCGACGACTTCCCGGCGCCGCCCTACCCGTACACCGACCCGG AGCGTCGGCGGCGCTGGTCGGACACGTACAAGGGCGTGCCCGACAGCGACGACGAGGGCGAACGCGTCAACGGCCTCAACGGCGACGTCGACCCGCAGCTGCGCAAGGAGGAGCAGGAGCTCGCCAAGATAGAGAGCGGCATCGCGCAGGTGTTCCTGAAGGAGGTCAAGGAGCGCGAGAAGCTGCAGCAGTGGAAGAGACAGAACCTCGACCCGCGCAACGCGAGCAG GACGCCGAGTGCGGCGCGCGAGGCGGGCGCGCGGCTGCGCTACTCGTCGCCGGTGGGCGCGTCGCCGTCGCGCTCGCTCGACCACCCGCGCCACCACGACCCCGCGCTCGCGCACCACCACGTGCCCTCCTACAACG CGCGCGCCAGCACGCTGCCCGCCGGCCTGCGCGCCTGCAACGTGAGTACCCCCCCCCCTAACGCGCGCGCCCCCACAGTGGTGTCGTCGCTGCGCGCGGCGCCGCGGCCGGGCTACGGGCTGGCGGCGCGCTCGCACACCTTCTCGTCCAGCACCGCG GGCGACTTCACATTTAGCGGACTCGGCGACAAGACGCACAGCACCGACTTCAGCAGCGGCAAGTCAGACA TGCGGACGGATCTCTGCAGTAAGTAA